The Winogradskyella schleiferi genome contains the following window.
CTTTCATTTTAGAAACGGCATAGTCCAAGCCTCCATTCGCTTTTACAAAAGTGATGACCTCCTTGACGCGATTTTTGTCTTTATTATGATTTTTAACCGAATTAATCAACCAAGACTTTTCTTTTTTGGTACAATTATTCAATACATATATTAAAGGCAAGGTCATCTTTTGTTCCTTAATATCAATACCAGTTGGTTTGCCAATGGCCTCTTGTCCATAATCAAACAAATCGTCCTTAATCTGAAAGGCCATACCAATTAATTCACCAAATTTTCGCATAGTCTCTACTTCGGGAGAATTTGGTTTGACGGAAGCAGCGCCCAAACTACAACAAGCAGCAATTAATGTGGCTGTTTTTTGCCTTATGATCTCGTAATAAATAGCCTCCGTAATATCTAATTGTCTGGCTTTTTCAATTTGAAGTAACTCGCCTTCACTCATTTCCCGCACGGCAACTGAGATAATCTTGAGTAAATCGAAATCATTATTGTCTATAGAAAGCAAGAGTCCTTTTGACAACAGAAAATCTCCAATAAGCACAGCGATTTTGTTTTTCCAAAGCGCATTGATTGAGAAGAAACCACGTCTGCGATTACTGTCATCCACCACATCATCATGAACCAATGTAGCAGTGTGAATTAACTCTATAACCGAAGCGCCTCGATAGGTACGCTCGCTTACCTCACCATTGTTCATCATTTTAGCTACTAGAAAAACGAACATTGGTCGCATTTGTTTCCCTTTACGATTTACAATATAATGCGTAATCCGATTAAGTAGTGCGACCTTACTAGCCATAGAGAGTTGAAACTTTTGCTCGAAGAGTTCCATTTCATAAGCTATGGGTTGTTTTATTTGCTCGGTTATTTTCATTTAAAATCTAAATGATGACTTATTTTGCAAAACTACAAATAATGATGGTTGTTTATTGAGAAAAAAGGAATATTACATTTTTAACTTTTTCTACTCAGAAATATTTGTAACTTTAGGCAATTAATCTAAAAATTATAAAACACATGAAAAAAATTACATTATTAATTTTTACTTTGTTTGCATTTTCATTCAGCAATCAAGTAAATGCACAGTGCACCGACTTTTCAGGAGGTGGACCTTACACTAATTTCAATTCAGCCTTTGGTGGAGCACCTTGTGACGACGGCACTGGCTGTCCTTTTAACGAAATTAGCACTTTTGAAGCATGGGCAGACGAATCTTATCTTATGGACAATGTTGTAACCGGACACACTTATACATTTAGTTTATGTAATGGTCCAGGTGCAGGTACATGGACACCAAGTTTTTCAATTATTGCTCCTTCTGGAGCTATTGATGCTTTTGGATTAGACGCAGGCTCTACTTGTGCCTTAACTTGGACAGCTACTGAAGATGGCACATATACCATTGGTATTTCTGAAGCAGGTATACCTTGTGACACCTCTACAAATACTACTACAAACAACGGTTTTCCTGCTATTACTTGTACAGATGGAGATACTTGCCCTGTATGTACATTAACAGCTGCTCCAGATGCAGCAACCACTCCTACACCTGCAGATGGTGCTACAGATGTTGTTTTAGTAGATGGAACAGACGTTCAATTTTTTTGGGCTGAACCTACTACTGGAGAACTAGTGGAAAGTTACACCTTTAGCATTGGTACGACTTTAACTGCTGATGATATTGGCGTATTAGAAGATGTAGCTAGTGGCGATGTGACTTTAACCGCTCAATACAATACCACTTATTTTTGGAAAGTTGAATCTGTGAACTGTTTTGGAACTACATCAAGTCCGATATGGAGTTTTACCACTGGAGCTTGTTCTGAACCTATTACAGATGCCATTACAACGCCTTCTCCTGCCGATGGAGCAACTGGTGTAGAAATTGCTTATGGTAGCGCTAATAATCTTGTTGGACCTTTTGAATGGACACCTGCAGCTACTGGAGGTGAGGTAGAAAGTTTTAATCTAAATTTAGGTATTACTTTAACTGGAGATGATATTGGTACATTAACTGACTTTGATAGCGGTGGATCTGTACTATTTAATTTTCAACCAAGTACAACGTATTTTTGGTCAATTGATGCCGTAAATTGCGCTGGTACTACCACAAGTCCAGTATTTAGTTTTACTACAGCTGCATGTACAGAAACAGCAGCACCTGCTATGGCT
Protein-coding sequences here:
- a CDS encoding polyprenyl synthetase family protein encodes the protein MKITEQIKQPIAYEMELFEQKFQLSMASKVALLNRITHYIVNRKGKQMRPMFVFLVAKMMNNGEVSERTYRGASVIELIHTATLVHDDVVDDSNRRRGFFSINALWKNKIAVLIGDFLLSKGLLLSIDNNDFDLLKIISVAVREMSEGELLQIEKARQLDITEAIYYEIIRQKTATLIAACCSLGAASVKPNSPEVETMRKFGELIGMAFQIKDDLFDYGQEAIGKPTGIDIKEQKMTLPLIYVLNNCTKKEKSWLINSVKNHNKDKNRVKEVITFVKANGGLDYAVSKMKAFQEEALTILANYPETPYKASLQLMVDYVIDRKK
- a CDS encoding T9SS type A sorting domain-containing protein, which produces MKKITLLIFTLFAFSFSNQVNAQCTDFSGGGPYTNFNSAFGGAPCDDGTGCPFNEISTFEAWADESYLMDNVVTGHTYTFSLCNGPGAGTWTPSFSIIAPSGAIDAFGLDAGSTCALTWTATEDGTYTIGISEAGIPCDTSTNTTTNNGFPAITCTDGDTCPVCTLTAAPDAATTPTPADGATDVVLVDGTDVQFFWAEPTTGELVESYTFSIGTTLTADDIGVLEDVASGDVTLTAQYNTTYFWKVESVNCFGTTSSPIWSFTTGACSEPITDAITTPSPADGATGVEIAYGSANNLVGPFEWTPAATGGEVESFNLNLGITLTGDDIGTLTDFDSGGSVLFNFQPSTTYFWSIDAVNCAGTTTSPVFSFTTAACTETAAPAMASAPVPADAAVNVTLQAPDATATFSWAATAPGDSYTLNIGTANPPATPLSDFENGGELSLALNTTYFWSIDVGNCFGVTPGPVWSFTTDSTLGIDDNTLETFSVYPNPTSSILNIQSSQDVDNVTIFNLLGQSVANFTKNEITNSSIDMSDLSQGLYLVKISVGDKSQTLRVTKE